A portion of the Anaerolineales bacterium genome contains these proteins:
- a CDS encoding PadR family transcriptional regulator, with protein sequence MAKPSSGFQPLTPAVYHILLALADGEKHGYAVMKDVEEQTGGNLSMGPGTLYGSIKRMLAAGLIEEVDERPDPAMDDERRRYYRMTALGRRVTAAESKRLAQAVRIARQKHVHALEGREIAP encoded by the coding sequence ATGGCGAAACCATCATCAGGCTTTCAACCGCTCACCCCGGCGGTCTATCACATCCTGCTGGCTTTGGCGGACGGCGAGAAGCACGGCTACGCCGTCATGAAGGATGTGGAAGAACAGACCGGCGGAAACCTCAGCATGGGGCCGGGGACGCTGTACGGCTCGATCAAGCGCATGCTGGCGGCCGGATTGATCGAAGAGGTGGACGAGCGGCCGGATCCGGCGATGGATGATGAGCGGCGGCGGTATTACCGGATGACGGCGCTCGGCCGGCGGGTGACGGCCGCGGAAAGCAAGCGCTTGGCGCAGGCGGTGCGGATCGCCCGGCAGAAGCACGTCCACGCCCTCGAAGGACGGGAAATCGCGCCATGA